The following proteins are co-located in the Thermodesulfovibrionales bacterium genome:
- the atpH gene encoding ATP synthase F1 subunit delta: protein MKSAKASIKRYAKMFLNMVGVDDVPGAVAELTAVKELMGKSHEFRGLLENPLFTGEERERILRKGPGGLKLSDYTIRLILHLSEESVIGSLPGFIESMTALYLEKKKRARAFVVTPIDTDRKYDDALKASLKRLTGRDIDLEYRVDPSLLGGLLVKVGSTMYDSSIKGQLRLLKDDLIKR, encoded by the coding sequence GAGATACGCGAAGATGTTCCTGAACATGGTCGGCGTTGATGACGTGCCAGGGGCGGTGGCGGAACTCACGGCAGTGAAGGAGCTCATGGGGAAAAGCCACGAATTCAGAGGCCTCCTCGAAAACCCCCTCTTTACCGGCGAAGAGCGGGAGAGAATACTGAGAAAGGGTCCGGGAGGTTTGAAACTCTCCGATTATACCATAAGGCTCATTCTCCATCTCTCAGAAGAGTCGGTCATCGGTTCCCTCCCCGGATTCATAGAGAGTATGACGGCGCTCTATCTCGAAAAGAAGAAGAGGGCAAGGGCCTTTGTGGTGACCCCCATCGACACGGACAGAAAATATGACGACGCTCTAAAGGCTTCACTGAAGCGGCTCACGGGAAGGGATATTGACCTTGAGTATCGTGTTGACCCCTCTCTCCTCGGCGGGCTGCTGGTAAAGGTTGGGAGCACCATGTACGACAGCAGTATAAAGGGCCAGTTACGGCTTCTTAAAGATGATCTTATAAAGAGGTGA